The Mercenaria mercenaria strain notata chromosome 8, MADL_Memer_1, whole genome shotgun sequence genome has a segment encoding these proteins:
- the LOC123565979 gene encoding sodium-dependent glucose transporter 1-like, producing the protein MTILGWEYGQMGPVFPDLRDIAGVSLKQGSWLFTGFAVGYLAGCLIAGFTQTRFSSNLLLFFYTIVSAGAYTVTPWIPVFEVMVFLLALSGLGIGGQDTCVHTMLFETWDSKVGPYFQMLHVLYAVGGIISPLATKPFLRKNIQEGHPDIVNSTQAISIQNATQSSVSIVSTNRSNSLDDVIMTDTDVHYALLVSGLLSVSAAVPFLAIFFKDQRAKKSQHQNNAVKVITADKQTRLPSRIERIVLCIFLLNSFVATAFLDLFPSFLTTFVIKQAGMTQQVGSNLTSAYFAMYAVGNFLNIFASVYIKITKIIIFSYISTVAMLTGVLLSVVFPNEVLLSVFVSLSGLSSATIIATIYTWIQEHVTPVTGKLASGLLISGSLGISLNPLLTGYLMDVYSPLWFIYLSLGNTLFCAVLFITAMLLTKTYSNDMNVTEETIRANQTTADEIKDGNTDIHVNGKLQNVYEITHF; encoded by the exons ATGACCATTTTG GGCTGGGAATATGGTCAGATGGGACCAGTATTTCCTGATCTACGAGACATAGCGGGGGTATCACTGAAACAAGGATCTTGGTTGTTTACAGGATTTGCTGTAGGATACCTTGCTGGCTGTTTAATCGCCGGATTTA CCCAGACAAGGTTCAGTTCCAATCTACTGTTGTTTTTCTACACTATTGTTTCGGCTGGTGCATATACCGTTACACCGTGGATACCGGTATTTGAAGTTATGGTGTTTCTACTTGCCCTGAGTGGTTTAGGTATTGGAGGACAGGACacat GTGTCCATACAATGCTTTTTGAAACGTGGGATTCTAAAGTTGGACCGTACTTTCAGATGTTGCATGTACTCTACGCTGTTGGAGGAATTATTTCACCGTTAGCCACGAAACCTTTCCTTCGGAAAA ATATCCAGGAGGGACATCCAGATATTGTAAATTCCACACAGGCGATTTCCATACAGAACGCAACCCAGTCATCTGTTTCTATAGTCAGCACAAACAGGAGTAACAGCCTGGATGACGTCATCATGACGGATACCGACGTGCACTACGCTCTTCTTGTTTCCGGTTTATTGTCAGTCTCAGCTGCAGTTCCCTTCCTTGCTATTTTCTTTAAGGACCAACGTGCAAAGAAATCACAACATCAAAATAACGCTGTGAAAGTGATCACGGCAGATAAACAGACACGTTTGCCTTCACGTATAGAAAGAATTGTCCtgtgcatctttttgttaaattcTTTCGTAGCTACAGCATTTCTCGACCTTTTTCCTAGTTTTTtgaccacatttgtaataaaacaagcAGGCATGACACAGCAAGTCGGGTCAAACCTTACTTCGGCATACTTCGCCATGTACGCtgttggaaattttttaaatatttttgcttCAGTTTACATTAAGATTacaaaaattataatattttcctACATCAGTACAGTGGCAATGTTAACTGGTGTTTTATTGAGCGTTGTATTCCCAAATGAAGTGTTGCTCTCGGTTTTTGTTTCTTTAAGCGGACTCAGTTCTGCGACTATAATAGCCACGATATACACGTGGATACAGGAACACGTGACACCTGTCACAGGAAAGCTGGCTTCCGGTCTGCTTATTAGCGGTTCATTAGGAATATCTCTGAATCCTTTGTTAACAGGATATTTGATGGATGTGTACTCGCCACTGTGGTTTATATATTTGAGTTTAGGAAACACTCTCTTTTGCGCAGTTTTGTTCATAACTGCGATGCTTCTTACAAAAACATATTCAAATGATATGAATGTGACGGAAGAAACTATTAGAGCAAATCAAACCACGGCAGACGAAATAAAAGACGGgaatacagatatacatgtaaatggaAAATTACAAAATGTCTATGAGATTACCCATTTTTAA